One stretch of Armigeres subalbatus isolate Guangzhou_Male chromosome 2, GZ_Asu_2, whole genome shotgun sequence DNA includes these proteins:
- the LOC134212419 gene encoding uncharacterized protein LOC134212419 isoform X1: MHDPLLGYMCVKHCGRVLSSITSLRKHIISCTNNVITEYNRTETTVDNIEQTHSTIDDNSKRKDEDKHRSISIENNSTEIERKNDTSGYNDPTKTKTVDAKKLSMAMTLKWLSENGLARKVAFEINKDIKENIIEPLGSVIDELEKAGAMTSTCKELLFTTLGSYDCTSEYRCIQQLKKEGFYNDPIFITINGEQLSQSAEALSESGHEQVQGVLMPVKFMLQTYLESDGVFDTIMNSLKLSNDGVIRSLIDGSIWQERTSGMCCSTVIPINIYFDDFTTGDTSSCHSKSTSICAIYLNIPCMPAYLLGKLSNIITVGFIKTEDRKKYSNDKTLCQLIDLLINLEVEGITVKVDGADKKVFFVLGFVLGDNLGVNGVLNYVESFRANYFCRVCKRKRVLTETDVKEYPGVFRTIADYQHDVQLKIVSETGIKAPSIFNKIPSYHVTHNFVFDVMHDIFEGVCIYDLQHILYYFVYTKQYFKMSVFNERKNNFVYGNLSSDNIIHDIQDQHVKMKKIKCTASEMKTLITFLPLIIGSLVPEKDEVWQLTCALVKIVHITMLREIPFALIKELRSVISFHHELYVKLFQDTLKPKHHNLVHYPTAILKGGTLRLHWSMRFEAKHKESKAYCRVNSNRINMCSSIATKANFKFAYDRMNNNFIFPKISYDNNQIYLSELKPHEHIDFELNNIEMKAVSFLKYFVKCGTLYNRGSIFIITRKKMIQIFKIVEILFNNYKKLFILCEKFEISRFNEHLQSYELNTRTTIELVDSIESCESELINLHVVNDITYLRLCNYYQAG; this comes from the exons ATGCATGACCCACTACTAGGATACATGTGTGTAAAACATTGCGGTCGAGTCCTTTCTTCGATTACTAGCTTGCGAAAACATATAATATCTTGTACAAACAATGTTATAACTGAATACAACCGCACCGAAACTACAGTTGATAATATAGAACAAACACACAGTACTATTGATGACAACAGCAAACGAAAAGACGAGGACAAACATAGAAGTatttccatagaaaataattcaactgaAATTGAAAGAAAGAATGATACAAGCGGTTACAATGATCCCACGAAAACAAAAACTGTTGAtgcaaaaaaattaagcatgGCCATGACGTTAAAGTGGCTAAGCGAAAACGGATTAGCACGGAAAGTGGCATTCGAAATCAATAAGGATATAAAAGAGAACATCATCGAACCCCTAGGCTCAGTAATTGATGAGCTAGAAAAAGCGGGAGCTATGACTAGTACGTGTAAGGAGTTGCTTTTCACTACACTTGGAAGCTACGATTGTACATCAGAGTACAGATGTATACAGCAACTAAAGAAGGAAGGATTTTACAACGATCCAATATTCATCACTATTAATGGGGAGCAACTGTCACAGTCTGCTGAAGCGCTTTCAGAATCG gGCCATGAACAAGTTCAAGGAGTGTTGATGCCAGTAAAGTTCATGCTACAAACCTATTTGGAGAGCGATGGAGTATTCGATACCATAATGAATAGTTTGAAGCTGTCTAATGATGGTGTGATCCGCTCTTTGATTGATGGTTCTATTTGGCAAGAGAGGACTTCAGGAATGTGTTGTAGCACCGTGATCCCCATTAATATCTATTTCGACGATTTTACCACCGGCGATACATCATCTTGTCATTCAAAATCCACTTCTATTTGCGCCATATACTTAAATATACCTTGTATGCCGGCTTATTTGTTAGGAAAATTAAGTAACATAATAACCGTAGGGTTCATAAAAACCGAAGACAGGAAAAAGTATAGCAATGATAAAACACTTTGCCAGTTGATAGACTTATTAATCAATTTGGAGGTAGAAGGCATCACAGTTAAAGTTGACGGAGCAgacaaaaaagtgttttttgtacTAGGATTTGTACTTGGCGATAATTTAGGTGTAAACGGAGTGTTGAATTATGTTGAAAGTTTCAGAGCTAACTATTTTTGTCGAGTTTGTAAAAGGAAACGAGTTCTGACGGAAACAGACGTTAAAGAATATCCAGGAGTGTTTCGTACCATTGCCGACTATCAACATGACGTTCAGTTAAAAATCGTTTCGGAGACAGGGATCAAAGCACCTAGCATATTCAATAAAATACCCTCCTACCATGTGACTCATAACTTCGTTTTCGATGTCATGCATGACATTTTTGAAGGCGTTTGCATTTATGATCTACAGCATATATTGTATTATTTTGTTTACACtaaacaatattttaaaatgaGCGTTTTTAacgagagaaaaaataactttgTTTACGGAAACCTAAGTTCTGACAACATAATTCACGATATTCAGGATCAACacgttaaaatgaaaaaaatcaaatgcacTGCCAGTGAAATGAAAACTTTGATTACATTTCTTCCATTAATCATAGGTTCTCTAGTACCTGAGAAGGACGAGGTATGGCAGCTTACATGTGCTTTAGTTAAAATTGTTCACATCACAATGTTGAGAGAGATTCCTTTTGCACTTATCAAAGAACTAAGATCAGTTATTAGCTTCCACCATGAACTGTATGTAAAACTATTTCAGGATACTCTCAAACCTAAACACCATAATTTAGTTCACTACCCCACTGCAATTTTGAAAGGTGGCACACTGCGTTTGCATTGGTCAATGAGATTCGAAGCTAAACACAAAGAATCTAAAGCGTATTGTAGAGTAAACAGTAATCGCATTAATATGTGCTCATCCATAGCCACAAAAgccaacttcaaatttgcgTACGATAGAATGAACAACAAtttcatttttccaaaaatatcgTATGATAATAATCAGATATATTTAAGTGAACTTAAACCTCATGAGCACATTGATTTTGAATTGAACAATATCGAAATGAAAGCTGTTAGCTTTCTGAAATACTTCGTCAAATGCGGAACTCTTTATAATAGGGGGtcaatattcattataactCGAAAGAAAATgatacaaatttttaaaatagttgaaATACTGTTCAACAATTataaaaaactttttattttatgtgAGAAGTTTGAAATTAGTAGATTTAATGAACATTTACAATCCTACGAATTGAATACTAGAACTACGATAGAGTTGGTAGATAGTATAGAATCCTGTGAATCAGAACTTATAAATTTACATGTAGTAAACGATATTACATATCTACGGCTTTGTAACTATTACCAAGCAGGGTAA